In one Myripristis murdjan chromosome 5, fMyrMur1.1, whole genome shotgun sequence genomic region, the following are encoded:
- the LOC115359858 gene encoding tubulin monoglycylase TTLL3-like, giving the protein MEGRLRRSVPNLPVINPDRLKTAKALVEKAVKLQKVFSVQGPYPVIRSALWARGWVERRLPLSVQRAPHWHGDEEDDGDDGDVSTDAAERVDEREKDEDLADMYDLMSRLVRNETSYFYWTTRRDSIDCRSLQRDQMTNHFANAASFTTKVGLCVNLRNLHWFDAADPDTFFPRCYRLGAEDEKQAFIEDYRRTACTSLLQYVVETSRWRRNRGEGVEEKSKVVSVESEEQKTESECAVHRLVGPGMIDRALHVCQEFLNMLEHSDIDVTMATPPVLTEQQWDEFLQDYYLVVHEGASIKGSSVFVERCQAMLTRLQEVCPQLDTDGLQNIWIIKPGAKSRGRGIMCMNQLDEILVLVDSDSTLIKDSKWVVQKYLERPLLVHGTKFDLRQWFLVTDWNPLTIWFYKECYLRFSTQPYSTKTLDSSVHLCNNSIQKHFQPSHNRHPELPDDNMWSCSQFRAFLREQGRGPEWGTVVVPGMQQAVIHALQTAQDLVEGRKASFELYGADFMLGRDLRPWLLEINASPTMACSTAVTARLCPAVQLDTLRVVLDWRTDHQAYTGGFQLIYKQAAVEVPQYVGMNLLVEGAPIRRTRPPPHRHPVISKQSLTTQLSPDQSSSEEAEMTDKLSGHKLYPASAYCHSGKENQSVGDKKRQLPSASPKRQHEGRTTGQSISSSRRSCSSLAPEQCLVMHTEPQKKARRLGLSFRGAPLVPRTLSYSLNPPCSISDSKPHPNPVLRSQSSRPCPPRAATEPQCRALNTGLPSLHGLLPALEVFSLRPNIVAGGLASRCPALSSHPRLQRHQSFPHSHKQTVTKFKDGGTSNLNISSFGC; this is encoded by the exons ATGGAGGGGAGGTTACGTCGAAGTGTGCCAAACCTCCCGGTGATCAACCCAGACAGACTGAAAACAGCTAAGGCCCTGGTGGAAAAAGCAGTCAAG TTGCAGAAGGTGTTTTCAGTGCAGGGACCGTATCCTGTGATCCGTTCTGCCTTATGGGCAAGAGGTTGGGTGGAACGCCGCTTGCCCCTTTCTGTCCAGAGAGCACCTCATTGGCATGgtgatgaggaagatgatggtgatgatggtgatgtcagTACTGATGCTGCTG AAAGAGTGGATGAAAGGGAGAAGGACGAGGACCTTGCTGACATGTATGACCTCATG TCTCGCTTGGTTCGAAATGAAACATCCTATTTCTACTGGACGACACGTCGGGATTCCATAGACTGTCGCTCACTACAGAGGGACCAAATGACCAATCACTTTGCCAATGCTGCTTCTTTCACAACCAAG GTGGGGCTGTGTGTGAACCTGCGGAACCTTCACTGGTTTGATGCGGCAGACCCTGACACCTTCTTCCCAAGATGCTACAGGCTTGGGGCAGAGGATGAGAAGCAAGCCTTCATAG AGGACTACAGGAGGACGGCATGCACCAGCCTGCTGCAGTATGTAGTTGAGACcagcagatggaggaggaacagaggagagggagtggaAGAAAAATCGAAGGTTGTCTCTGTGGAGTCTGAAG AGCAAAAGACAGAGAGTGAATGTGCGGTACATCGACTTGTTGGTCCAGGAATGATTGACAGAGCTTTACATGTATGTCAAGAGTTTCTCAACATGTTAGAACACAGTGATATTgacgttaccatggcaacacccCCCGTGCTGACAGAGCAGCAGTGGGATGAGTTTCTGCAGGACTACTACCTGGTTGTTCA TGAAGGAGCATCGATCAAGGGAAGCAGTGTCTTTGTGGAGCGCTGCCAGGCCATGTTAACCAGATTACAAGAGGTTTGCCCACAGCTGGACACAGACGGACTACAGAACATCTGGATCATCAAACCAGGTGCCAAGTCACGAGGAAGAG GTATTATGTGTATGAATCAGCTAGATGAGATTCTGGTACTGGTGGACAGTGACTCAACCCTGATTAAAGACAGTAAGTGGGTGGTTCAGAAGTACCTGGAACGTCCTCTGCTGGTCCATGGCACTAAGTTTGACCTACGCCAGTGGTTTCTTGTCACCGACTGGAACCCTCTGACCATCTGGTTCTACAAAGAGTGCTACCTGCGCTTCTCCACTCAGCCCTACTCAACAAAAACCCTGGACAG CTCAGTCCACCTGTGTAACAACTCCATCCAGAAGCACTTCCAGCCATCCCATAACCGCCACCCAGAGTTGCCTGACGACAACATGTGGTCTTGCTCTCAGTTTCGGGCTTTCCTGCGGGAGCAAGGCCGTGGGCCAGAGTGGGGGACTGTGGTGGTTCCAGGCATGCAGCAGGCAGTGATTCATGCCCTTCAGACAGCTCAGGACCTGGTAGAGGGCCGCAAGGCTAGCTTTGAACTCTATGGAGCAGACTTTATGTTGGGCAGAGATCTGAGGCCCTGGCTTCTGGAGATCAATGCTAGCCCCACGATGGCCTGTTCCACAGCTGTAACTGCCCGCCTCTGCCCTGCTGTGCAGCTGGACACACTGAGGGTTGTGCTGGACTGGCGGACTGACCATCAGGCTTACACAGGAGGCTTCCAGCTGATCTACAAACAG GCTGCAGTTGAAGTTCCTCAGTATGTGGGAATGAACCTGCTGGTGGAGGGTGCGCCCATAAGGCGCACTAGACCACCACCTCACAGACACCCTGTCATTTCCAAACAATCCCTCACCACCCAGTTGTCTCCAGACCAATCATCTTCAGAGGAAGCAGAAATGACAGATAAATTATCTGGTCACAAACTTTATCCAGCCTCAGCTTACTGTCACTCAGGCAAGGAGAACCAATCTGTTGGAGACAAGAAGAGGCAGCTGCCATCAGCCTCTCCAAAGAGGCAACATGAAGGGAGGACAACGGGTCAGAGTATCTCCTCCAGTCGCAGGTCCTGCTCCAGTTTGGCACCAGAGCAGTGTTTGGTGATGCACACTGAACCACAGAAGAAGGCCCGGCGTCTGGGTTTGAGTTTTAGAGGGGCACCTCTGGTTCCTAGAACACTCTCCTATTCCCTCAACCCCCCTTGCAGCATATCAGACTCCAAACCCcatcccaacccagtcctcagaTCACAGAGCTCTAGGCCCTGCCCTCCCAGGGCGGCTACTGAACCCCAGTGCAGAGCTCTTAACACGGGCCTTCCCTCACTCCATGGTCTTCTCCCAGCCCTTGAGGTTTTTAGCTTGCGCCCAAACATTGTGGCTGGAGGCCTTGCCAGTCGCTGTCCGGCCCTCTCCTCACATCCCAGGCTCCAGAGGCACCAGTCCTTTCCTCActctcacaaacaaacagtcaccAAATTTAAAGACGGTGGCACAAGCAACTTAAACATTAGCAGTTTTGGATGTTAA
- the LOC115359859 gene encoding class E basic helix-loop-helix protein 40-like, which produces MERIPGAQPPPLSKHQSADLSDMQGMDFPMYVYKPRRGMKRGEESKETYKLPHRLIEKKRRDRINECIAQLKDLLPEHLKLTTLGHLEKAVVLELTLKHVKALTSLLEQQQQKILALQNGMQIDQPPVSHEKSEEMFRSGFHMCAKEILQYLANQEADGDLAPSHMINHLHKLAAEVLQNPLRPRTPVSPRPEEIPVHQQHQPHKDMPTSSPPKPSEGYGRNCVPVIQRAYAPPSGEQSGSDTDTDSGYGGELEKSESRVPQGRPDYYNQESQLKRALGERQGAGIKQEGDEPHHKRPRMESSEDELLSGGESSTSSSSSGYSSYMSVSPHQQPPPHPLCMPFYLIPPSAAAYLPMLEKCWYPGAMPMLYPGLGGSTPTMASERPSHPQLMLSPRGGSPAPTMSQTPMDSPALLQALKQVPPLNLETKD; this is translated from the exons ATGGAACGAATTCCAGGCGCGCAACCACCTCCTTTGTCCAAACATCAGTCGGCTGATCTGTCAGACATGCAGGG GATGGATTTCCCGATGTATGTTTATAAACCAAGGCGGGGAatgaagagaggggaggaaagcaAG GAAACCTATAAGCTGCCTCACAGACTTATTGAGAAGAAAAGGCGTGACCGGATAAATGAGTGCATCGCTCAGTTGAAAGATTTATTGCCAGAGCACCTGAAACTCACG ACTCTGGGCCATCTGGAGAAGGCTGTGGTTTTAGAGCTTACGCTCAAGCATGTGAAAGCCCTCACCTCTCTTCtggagcaacagcagcagaagatcCTTGCTCTGCAGAATGGCATGCAAATTG ATCAGCCCCCTGTCAGCCACGAGAAGTCAGAGGAGATGTTCCGCTCTGGTTTCCACATGTGTGCCAAGGAGATTCTGCAGTACCTAGCCAATCAAGAGGCTGATGGAGACCTCGCACCATCCCACATGATCAACCACCTTCACAAGCTGGCTGCAGAGGTTCTGCAAAATCCCCTCCGCCCCCGGACCCCCGTTAGCCCCAGACCAGAGGAAATCCCTGTCCACCAACAGCATCAACCTCACAAGGACATGCCTACCAGCTCACCCCCCAAACCCAGCGAGGGCTATGGGAGGAACTGTGTTCCTGTCATACAGCGGGCATATGCTCCACCAAGTGGTGAGCAGAGCGGCAgtgacacagatacagacagcgGCTATGGAGGGGAGTTGGAGAAGAGTGAGTCCAGGGTGCCACAGGGACGGCCAGACTACTACAATCAGGAGAGCCAGCTAAAGAGAGCTCTGGGAGAGAGGCAAGGCGCCGGCATAAAGCAGGAGGGAGATGAGCCACATCATAAGCGACCCAGGATGGAGTCGTCAGAGGATGAGTTGCTCTCAGGGGGAGAGTCATCAACCTCATCCTCCTCCAGTGGCTACAGCAGCTACATGAGTGTGTCCCCCCACCAGCaacctcctccacatcctctctgCATGCCTTTCTACCTCATTCCACCCTCTGCTGCAGCCTACCTGCCAATGCTGGAGAAATGCTGGTACCCAGGGGCCATGCCCATGCTTTACCCCGGCCTGGGAGGCTCCACACCCACCATGGCAAGCGAAAGGCCTTCTCATCCGCAGCTCATGTTGTCTCCAAGGGGTGGCTCCCCAGCTCCGACCATGTCTCAAACCCCCATGGACTCCCCTGCCCTCCTCCAGGCATTAAAGCAGGTACCACCCCTCAACCTGGAAACCAAAGACTGA